Sequence from the Chelonoidis abingdonii isolate Lonesome George chromosome 1, CheloAbing_2.0, whole genome shotgun sequence genome:
GAATTAAAGTTgggtgaaaaacaggttttttttgttctttggcaatttagaaaagaaaaaaatgggtttggatcaaacaaagcatttcatttaaaaaaatgaaatgtttccttgtgattttgagcatttttaaataactttgaatttttaaaaataaaattaaaggaaattttgaaaggaaaagctGTTTCAGactgaaaatcaaaacatttcatttagaaaatttcaaaactgactgttttgattttttttctgaacttaattttttcttttcaaaatgaaaaattcagcaaaatcagCATGTACTCAGGAAGGTATTTGGTATcactttttgctgaaaaaaaagtTGTCTGTAGAAAAGTTCACCCAGCACTACTCCAAATGGTGTTAGAATCCAGAAATGCATCCCTACCAGTCATAGCTGGACCAGCCACATAGATTTATCACCTCCAGCTTCAGTCACGGCAATGTATGACAAATAAGGGTTGTCAATGGAAGACCATGAAGAAGCTGCAGATAATACAGCATGTGGTAGGCCATCTTATAACTAACACAGATGACAAGCACATACCCCATCCTCACCTCCAATGTTCCAACACACTACATTAGCTCCCTGTTTGATTCTAGATCCAGGTCTTGGTCTTAATTTTAAAGATCCTGCACTAGGCTGTGTTGCAAATATCTCAAAATCCATCTCTtccacagggcctgatccaaagctcactgaagtcaatggaaaaactcccattgactttaataggctttggatcaggaccttaatgcCCATGAGCTACCATCACAGCTCTGCTCGTCAGAGACTCAGGAGTTGCCCAGGGTTAAAAATCACAGGTGCACAATATTAGTTTTCTCAGTAGCTAGAGCTCATGGCTATGTAACTCTACAAGATACTAGGTCATTAAAATGGACAtttacttttcttccttttggCTGCCTATGGCACTACACCAGATTCACTTCCCATTATTCCTTGGACATAGTAAATTGCTACTCACATGTAGAAAGATGTAAATCCTTGTGCATTCAGTACActttaataatgtatttttcaaaacacATCTCAGGCATCTCAGGGCATCTATTAACCAAGTTAATTCCCTCTTACAGCTGTCCAGCTTCCACTGTGATTACATTTAGGATCAAAAAAACCTTTTCACATTTCCCAATTAACTGACCTCTGTTTATGCTCAAGAGATTTGTACGGTTATAGTAAGGTGACTATTTTCCCTTTGCACAGAGCGTTCCTGCTtctacagaggaggaggagaagaagcagCTCCCAGGAGCCAAGAAACTTCCAGGCCCTGCTGTCAACTTATCAGAGATCCAGAATATAAAGAGTGAGCTGAAATTTGTCCCCAGAGCTGACCAGTAGTAGAAAAGAACAGGTGAGTACAAGAGATCTTTCTTTGCTGTGGCTTTAGGAATGACAGGCAGATCCAAAACCCATTTATGTCaataagagtctttccattgacttcagtagactgtGGAACAGGCCCtaaatttgaaagagaaagtCTGCTTCATGAACAGACGTTCATGGTCTCTGGAATTCTACAGCATTTAAAACTCAAATCTTGTAGCAGAGCACCTGAGAGTTTGCATCTGATCATTTTTGGCATGAGTACCAGCTTCACTAATAAAAAAATACTCTGCTATTATGAGTATTACAGCCAGCTTAATAAAGCCACGTTCAAGTCTCACAATCATGAACACCCCTGTTTGTGCAGAACAAGTGGCAGAATATAAAACTTATTTTCATGTACATAAACTATAAAGGAGTTAATTGTAATGCAGAACAACTAGGTCAGGAAGTACTACCTCCTTTAGGTAAACATttatacttattttatttttgtgattcCAAAAGATGCATGTACACGTGTGCGTGACCACATACACATACACGCTCGCAGTTAGAGCTTGTCTATGATCAGtagcaaagcttttaaaaagaaaaattcatcaACATAGCaaaaacattgattttaaaattattttcaccTGATTTTGAACAAGTCTTGTCAATCTTTCTAAGTCTTGGCCTCTGTTGTCTTACCTTCTGGCTATTTTTAGACTTGAGTTCTAAAGCAAGGAACCTTCATCTCTATTTAAAAAAGCATTGGCTGACTTCCTTCAAAAGCCTAAATCTGTAAAGGTGCATCAGGCTGTAACAATGAGGGTTCAGTTCTACAGGGAGGGGGGCAACTGAACCGGGCTAAAAATAACAAAAGTGATTTGGGTCACATAGTATCTAACAGAACAGTACATTTGCCAATTACTTCTATTGAAACAAGTCCTTTGTGTcctggagaaaggcagaggagctgtaAGTGAAATAAAAGAATGGCATCTGGAATCTTCCGCCTAGTACCATAAAAGAagaacaaagcaatgtaaaacatAATACAGGAGGATTCTGTAACTGCTGAACTGAAGAGTGTCCGGGGCCTGCAATCAAAGTGATTTGGCCCAAAACACAttgtaatatttatttgtttttgtgtaTAACATAAATGTGTCCATTTACAAAAAACccgaaacaaattaaaaaaacctttaatACTTTGTTGTGTTTCGCCTGCTGTGGCAaaatgttcctgtgattttcAAGTAACAACAACAGAGGCTTTCTCCTTAGGAAACCTGGGAAAAGATAAATTAACCTTTTTGTAGAATGTAATATTATAGTCATCATATTAAAGCAGTGCCCAGAGAAATATGAATTTTTAATGCAGAACTTTAAAGTTTCCTCCCTCTATAGGAGATATTCAGATCTAAATTTAACCCCAGATTTAGTTTCAGATGACTGTTATTCTTAGTGTTTGAAAATTGTGGTCTTATAATTAGTCTACTGGGGATCTAGCAATGATGTTTATCACATGCCCTGAAGTGCAATATAAGAAAATACATTGCTATATGGATGAATACCCAACTAAATTAAATCTTTAAAGCTGTTAGATCATCATACAGCAAAATAACTTGCCATTGCGGTTGTATTCCCTTCTTCCCCAACCCGTCTTCTCATGTTTTTATTGCTTCTCAGATTGGGAGAGTGACATGAATGGGAGTGCTGCTGAATCAGGCAGCTCAAAGAAAGTGAAGGGATTAAGGAATGCCTTAGAAAGGGATGAAGGGGAATTTTTGGCTCTGTAGGGGCTTTTATATCCCAGCCCAGGGAGCTTCCATTAGGAGGCGAGGATGCTATATGGTGCTGTATCACCCCATGGCCCAGTTCCTTCCCACTGGAGTCTATGTTTTGGGTTGGCAGTGACTGGAGAAGCAGCTCCAGCGGTGACAGCAACATTGGTAGTCTAGTTGCAGGTGTGGGTAGAAGCAAAAAGAGGAGACCACATGGTGCAGTAACTCCTTTTCAGGGCCATGGAGCGGGAGGCCCAGCCCCTTCTTCTGGCCATGTTTATAAATGCACTCACTTGGGTACCAGTCATGCTTTTAGCTAGAATTTGGCCTAAGGAGAGTGCTCGGCCATATGACTTGCCTATCATTGAAGTGTTGTTTGACTCATTAATAGGCTAACTTGCCAGACCCTTGTACCCTTAGGTTGTTCGGCTGTCATGTATCAACATTGTTATTTTCCAGCCTTTGGtgtggccctgctccccagccttcCTCTCTATATTGTCACTCTTATGCACAAACCATCTTGTTCACCTTCCTGTGAAGACAAAGTTCAGATTCCTTTGAGAACTGCAGCAAATAACTTTTCTCAGATATAACGGTCAAAACCCAAATCAGTTTatattaaacaatagaactcTTAGGAAACAAGGAAGGCCAAACTAGATCAGATCTGAGGTCTGCTTGCTTGGGTATCCTGTCGCTGACAATGtccagtgcttcagaggaaggtgtaagaactcCACAGTAGGGAGACAGGGGATAATCTGTCCCCACATTAGATCTAATTCTGATCTCTAATAGCTAGAGATTGTCTTAAATCCTGACGTTTGGAACTGAATCTACTGTTAATTTACAGAAATGAGTTAGGGTACATCAATACAGCAAAAAGGCCCCATGGCAGAAGGTCTGAGAGCCAGAGTCAAatgactcaggcttgcggggcttgCGCTACagggctaaaagtagcagtgtaaatgttcccgcttgggctggagtctgggtgggtctcagagcctgggctccagcccaggtgggtatgtctacactgctatttttagcccagtagtacaagccccatgagcccaagtcgcTTGAGACTCACTGCTTCTGAgtatttttgcagtgtagacgtacctttagTCCAATAACAAgcccagggggagggagagctatGGAAAGTTCTCCTCAGCAGCCCTCGACTTTGTATTGTGGTGATTGTAGGGTTACTGCCTGAATAACCTGTTAGAAATCTCTCTGGCCTCTAAAAAGCTGTCAGTGGAGCAGCATCTCTAACAGTGGCTTCACTTGAGAGAAATAAGCCTTTGAGTAGTAGGGCTCGTCTACCCCTTAGTTATAAGAGTGGCTTTCTTTGATGTGTAGATATCAATCATTTATAAAAGATGTTTATTTCCCTATTGTGGTGTTAAATGGTCACATAAACTTTCCTTgtttgtaagtacaaaagtatCATTTCTATTATCCAACACAGATTGCCTTTAAACTGCATCGTGCTTGAGAgggtttccttctttctttccctgGTCATTCTTTCAGACACAGTCTTTGGTTAGCTTGTCCTTTATCCCCACGTTTAAGCAGAACAAGAGGAAACAGCTAACACTGAAATACAAGAATACAAACCCTAGGCATCTTCTCTAATGAACACGCTTTGTCCTGCTAACGTTTGTACTCTACACCTTGCTTGTACTCTGCCATGGTATCAGCTCATATTGATAAATCAGCACAGCCCTGGAGTTTCAGATTAAGGGGAAAACCTATCCACTTCACTATGCCTGAGCTACTGAGGCCATTCAGAGCTAGGTTGAGATTACAGAAACCTCCCTCCGGGACCCTGAGTAGTAAcacaggcaataaacaataataataaaaaaatcactgcatATTTGTTGCTTCCACCTCCAGACTGTGGTAGTCTGCAAGTCTGCATTCCCCCTACACTCTGTAAATCCAGcttcctgcccccctgccctctctccccccaccagagTATATGACTGATGGATCTGATTGTCTGCAGCTTCACCAGCTCCATACACActcctcccccaagccccctGGGTGCTGGGGTACATTCCATCCCCACTGAGCTGGGCTCCCTGGCATGGAGTTCTGAAATCCTAGTTTTCTTCTGCAGTAATTGCGATGCAGGCAGGACCCTCTGCAGCCAAGGGTAAGGGGGCAGGATGGTCTCATCAGAGGATAGTGCAATAGGCTACCACGTCCTGTGTATACCCCCCTTCCGCAGGTGGTAGTGTCATAAGGAGCACAGGAGGGGAGAAAGAGTTAGTATCTaggcaaatatgaaaaataaattgcattgtATAAGGTTTTCTTAGGAAGATTTACATTTTTTTgagctttaaataaaataacatagCAATATGTTTTGTGACAAGGAGCACCTCAAGCTTACATATATAAGaggtgtggcaaagtacctgcctctcctctgctagctcagtccttcttagccttggagacgcaggcttgggcaaagcaaaagccCTTCCCAGTCGCGCAGGCTGACCCTTCTCAGGCAGCCCCTTACTctgttctcctctcctcctggggagaatgcaatctgccttgcaaaaagaatttcagagttcagctgcccctactcacaggcagctactctacttctctcctcccctcctggttccctgccagggagggctgaaaaaggtctccagcaattgggggccagctgaaactaa
This genomic interval carries:
- the SMPX gene encoding small muscular protein is translated as MSKRPVSNVRSIQANINIPMGAFRPGAGHPPKRKEFTPEVEESVPASTEEEEKKQLPGAKKLPGPAVNLSEIQNIKSELKFVPRADQ